In Archocentrus centrarchus isolate MPI-CPG fArcCen1 chromosome 22, fArcCen1, whole genome shotgun sequence, one DNA window encodes the following:
- the gpr68 gene encoding ovarian cancer G-protein coupled receptor 1: MASNMSDSVINCSISHEIHQYLFSSVYILVLLVGIPSNLYALYHAALQLKQRNELGVYLMNLTVSDLLYLASLPFWLQYFFQDDDWRHREWLCQMCGFLLYENIYISIGFLCCISLDRYLAVVHPLRFTSLRSMKAASIISAIIWLKEIAVGVVFFHHKELSKDPKNQSVCFEHYPMKPWEYPINYYRFTVGFLFPLAILLISYLCVLRAVGQSAGTQPDQKIRIRQLVSSTILIFLVCFSPYHIFLLVRTLLERNCGFIEAIFNYYHLSLLLTTLNCVADPVLYCFVSESARRGLYRAVFRPVARILCFCCRRGNASPANPANDSHEVASDENNGQPNVTLLTHSNTLNNTKTEAVCKSTILITQIDEKSIKAQIIKNNTHLEKEPRQNPDRTEEEEQQLK; the protein is encoded by the exons ATGGCATCAAACATGTCTGACAGCGTCATCAACTGCAGCATCAGCCATGAAATCCACCAGTACCTCTTCTCCTCTGTCTACATCCTGGTGCTGctg GTGGGCATTCCCTCCAACCTGTACGCTCTGTACCACGCTGCCCTTCAGCTGAAGCAGAGGAACGAGCTGGGAGTTTACCTGATGAACCTCACCGTGTCTGACCTGTTATACCTGGCATCACTACCTTTCTGGCTCCAGTACTTCTTTCAG GACGATGATTGGCGTCACAGAGAGTGGCTGTGTCAGATGTGTGGTTTCCTGCTCTATGAAAACATCTACATCAGCATCGGCTTCCTGTGCTGTATCAGTTTGGATCGCTACCTGGCTGTAGTCCATCCTTTGAG gTTCACCTCCCTGCGCTCCATGAAAGCAGCGTCAATCATCAGCGCCATCATCTGGCTGAAGGAGATTGCGGTCGGTGTGGTTTTTTTTCACCATAAGGAGCTCAGCAAAGACCCCAAGAACCAGTCAGTGTGCTTCGAGCACTACCCCATGAAGCCGTGGGAATATCCAATCAACTACTACCGCTTTACCGTTGGCTTCTTGTTCCCGTTGGCCATTTTGCTG ATCAGCTACCTGTGTGTCCTCCGAGCGGTGGGTCAGAGCGCGGGAACGCAGCCGGATCAGAAGATAAGGATCAGGCAGTTAGTTAGCAGCACCATCCTCATCTTCCTTGTTTGCTTCTCGCCATACCACATCTTCCTGTTGGTGCGCACACTGCTGGAGCGGAACTGCGGCTTCATCGAAG CTATATTTAACTACTACCACCTGTCCCTGCTGCTGACCACCCTGAACTGCGTGGCCGACCCCGTCCTCTACTGCTTCGTCAGCGAAAGCGCCCGCCGCGGCCTCTACAGAGCCGTGTTCAGACCTGTGGCCAGGATACTCTGCTTCTGCTGTCGGCGCGGGAACGCCAGTCCCGCCAACCCGGCCAACGACTCCCACGAGGTCGCTTCGGACGAGAACAACGGCCAGCCAAATGTGACGCTGCTCACGCACAGCAACACGCTGAACAACACCAAAACAGAGGCCGTCTGCAAAAGCACCATTTTAATCACACAGATTGATGAAAAAAGCATCAAAGcacaaattataaaaaataatacacACTTGGAAAAGGAGCCGAGACAAAACCCAGACAGGACTGAGGAAGAAGAGCAACAGCTGAAATGA